Proteins encoded in a region of the Chiloscyllium plagiosum isolate BGI_BamShark_2017 unplaced genomic scaffold, ASM401019v2 scaf_3996, whole genome shotgun sequence genome:
- the LOC122546893 gene encoding flocculation protein FLO11-like, with protein sequence MSSTFSSVICSTSSSSAIDDGSTSSSMSSTTDENSTPCTTDVSSTSSITDDSITPSTTNESSTSSITDDSITPSTTDESSTSSITDDSITPSTTDDSITPSTTDDSSTSSTTDDNITPSTTNESSTSSITDDSITPSTTDDSITPSTTDESSTSSITDDSITPSTTDDSITPSTTDDSSTSSTTDDNITPSTTDESSTSSITDDSITPSTTDDSITPSTTDDSSTSSTTDDSSTPSSKPSTTDDSSTPSSTPRTTLDSSTPCSKSSTTDDSSTFSSTPSTNDDSSSLSSKPSTTDDSSTFSSTPSTTDDSSTFSSTPSTNDDSSTSSSTPSTTDDSSTPSTTDDTNTFSSIPITTDDSSTSSSTPSTTDDSSTFSSTPSTTDDTNTFSSIPITTDDSSTSSSTPSTTDDSSTLSSTHSNTPDSSIPSSTPSTTNDTNTFSSTPSTTDDSSTPSN encoded by the coding sequence ATGtctagcaccttctccagtgTCATCTGCAGCACCAGCTCGTCCAGTGCCATCGATGATGGCAGCACATCCAGCAGTATGTCCAGTACCACGGATGAAAACAGCACACCCTGTACCACTGATGTTAGCAGCACATCCAGTATCACTGATGATAGCATCACACCCAGTACCACCAATGAAAGCAGCACATCCAGTATCACTGATGATAGCATCACACCCAGTACCACCGATGAAAGCAGCACATCCAGTATCACAGATGATAGCATCACACCCAGTACCACCGATGATAGCATCACACCCAGTACCACTGATGATAGCAGCACATCCAGTACCACTGATGATAACATCACACCCAGTACCACCAATGAAAGCAGCACATCCAGTATCACTGATGATAGCATCACACCCAGTACTACCGATGATAGCATCACACCCAGTACCACTGATGAAAGCAGCACATCCAGTATCACTGATGATAGCATCACACCCAGTACCACCGATGATAGCATCACACCCAGTACCACTGATGATAGCAGCACATCCAGTACCACTGATGATAACATCACACCCAGTACCACCGATGAAAGCAGCACATCCAGTATCACTGATGATAGCATCACACCCAGTACCACCGATGATAGCATCACACCCAGTACCACTGATGATAGCAGCACATCCAGTACCACTGATGATAGCAGTACACCCAGCAGCAAACCCAGTACCACTGATGATAGCAGCACACCCAGCAGCACACCCAGAACCACCCTTGATAGCAGTACACCCTGCAGCAAATCCAGTACCACCGATGATAGCAGTACATTCAGCAGCACACCCAGTACCAATGATGATAGCAGTTCACTCAGCAGCAAACCCAGTACCACTGATGACAGCAGTACATTCAGCAGCACACCCAGTACCACTGATGATAGCAGTACATTCAGCAGCACACCTAGTACCAATGACGATAGCAGTACATCCAGCAGCACACCCAGTACCACTGATGATAGCAGTACACCCAGTACCACCGATGATACCAACACATTCAGCAGCATACCCATTACCACTGATGATAGCAGTACATCCAGCAGCACACCAAGTACCACCGATGATAGCAGTACATTCAGCAGCACACCCAGTACCACTGATGATACCAACACATTCAGCAGCATACCCATTACCACTGATGATAGCAGTACATCCAGCAGCACACCAAGTACCACCGATGATAGCAGTACATTAAGCAGCACACACAGTAACACCCCTGATAGCAGTATACCCAGCAGCACACCCAGCACCACCAATGATACCAACACATTCAGCAGCACACCCAGTACCACTGATGATAGCAGTACACCCAGCAAC